A genomic segment from Chitinophagaceae bacterium encodes:
- a CDS encoding ketoacyl-ACP synthase III: MRSVITGTGSYIPSNIKTNQDFAIHSFYAEDHVKIDTDPLEVVEKFEQITGIQERRYIDAGINTSDMATIVAKAALEDAHCNPETIDQIIVAHNFGNVLKHTIQTDVLPALASRVKHDLKINNPNCIPYDLLFGCPGWVQGLIQADAFFKGGVAKKCLVIGTEALSRVLDTYDRDSMIFADGAGACVLEWKSSDENGPGILSTAVQAHCNEEAYYLFLGKSNYPESDPRVRYIKMKGRKVYEYAMKYVPMAMKDCLDKAGVAITDLKKIFIHQANEKMDEGIVKGFYKLYGSKTMPEGIMPMNIHKLGNSSVATIPTLLDMVRKNKLDSHQLNAGDVVIFASVGAGMNINAVCYRI; encoded by the coding sequence ATGAGATCTGTAATTACAGGCACAGGGAGTTATATTCCCAGTAATATTAAAACTAACCAGGATTTTGCCATACATAGTTTTTATGCCGAAGACCATGTAAAAATTGATACCGATCCGCTTGAAGTAGTGGAAAAGTTTGAGCAGATTACCGGCATACAGGAAAGAAGATATATTGATGCCGGCATCAATACCTCCGATATGGCAACTATTGTTGCAAAAGCTGCACTTGAAGATGCCCACTGCAACCCTGAAACTATTGATCAGATAATTGTGGCCCACAACTTTGGTAATGTACTTAAACATACTATTCAAACCGATGTACTACCGGCGCTTGCATCGAGGGTAAAACACGATCTTAAAATTAATAACCCCAATTGCATCCCTTACGATCTTTTATTTGGCTGCCCGGGATGGGTACAGGGCCTTATACAAGCCGATGCTTTTTTTAAAGGAGGTGTTGCCAAAAAATGCCTGGTGATAGGCACCGAAGCGCTTAGCCGTGTGCTGGATACGTACGACAGGGACAGCATGATTTTTGCCGATGGCGCCGGGGCCTGTGTATTGGAATGGAAAAGCTCGGATGAAAACGGACCAGGGATTTTATCAACTGCCGTGCAGGCACATTGTAACGAAGAAGCATATTATTTATTTTTGGGCAAATCTAATTATCCCGAAAGCGACCCAAGGGTTCGCTACATAAAAATGAAAGGGCGAAAAGTGTATGAATATGCCATGAAATATGTGCCTATGGCAATGAAAGACTGCCTCGACAAAGCAGGCGTGGCAATTACCGACCTAAAAAAAATATTTATTCACCAGGCCAATGAAAAAATGGATGAAGGAATTGTAAAAGGTTTTTATAAATTATATGGTAGCAAAACAATGCCCGAAGGCATTATGCCCATGAACATACACAAATTGGGCAACAGTTCTGTGGCTACCATTCCTACTTTACTGGATATGGTTCGAAAAAACAAACTCGACAGCCATCAACTTAATGCAGGTGATGTGGTAATATTTGCATCGGTAGGCGCCGGCATGAATATAAATGCTGTGTGTTACCGCATTTAA